The following are encoded together in the Diabrotica undecimpunctata isolate CICGRU chromosome 7, icDiaUnde3, whole genome shotgun sequence genome:
- the LOC140446999 gene encoding uncharacterized protein: protein MYQSNMPVNQQYFPPQNGNQCGGRIYRPQYSPPLLQISPSVAPSYGVPRLSYQSSGTSIMAQRYDLYNRAPPNYPRIVPNRIVQSNVKLAGNHQEMRHVQNNSSVSSANHPDFSRLPNQKDQFTNVSTEHKPYYGNFKEPLNKRPLNYTMPMETSTVEQDHNVNRPVTTRNLQNNNIGIIDGQRSNFGTKRYKFDLNEKNNVSETVSNPSISNNTTISSMNRTMEMVPTTGSIKTNSTTARKSSESSQDEKQFIFTGPVDKVIHWNMLFQDRFCLYEIIATMVSLQEGTIKTQKIMLVRNTKGPVLQVVYYLFTQIDLDDFHLGMTVRCVGSMIGFNILKAISIRAATQEEIDHLERMSLISDQAVSFQLTHS, encoded by the exons ATGTACCAGTCGAATATGCCGGTAAATCAACAGTATTTTCCGCCGCAAAATGGTAATCAATGCGGAGGTCGTATTTACCGCCCCCAATATTCTCCACCGTTACTTCAAATTTCTCCATCGGTGGCACCAAGCTACGGCGTGCCCCGTTTGAGTTATCAATCTTCAGGAACTTCAATAATGGCGCAAAGGTATGATTTGTATAATCGTGCACCACCTAATTATCCAAGAATTGTTCCTAACAGAATCGTACAGTCAAATGTAAAATTGGCAGGTAATCATCAAGAAATGAGGCACGTCCAGAACAACAGTTCCGTATCCTCAGCAAATCATCCTGACTTTTCAAGATTGCCCAACCAAAAAGATCAGTTTACTAATGTATCTACGGAACATAAACCTTATTATGGTAATTTTAAAGAGCCACTAAATAAGAGGCCTCTGAATTATACAATGCCGATGGAAACTAGTACG GTGGAACAAGATCATAATGTTAATCGTCCAGTAACTACAAGAAATCTTCAAAACAATAACATTGGTATTATTGATGGACAAAGAAGCAACTTCGGCACAAAAAGGTACAAATTTGATCTCAACGAAAAGAATAACGTAAGCGAAACTGTCTCCAATCCCAGCATTTCTAATAATACTACAATCTCAAGTATGAATAGAACCATGGAAATGGTTCCCACTACCGGATCAATTAAAACTAATAGTACCACAGCACGCAAAAGTTCCGAATCGAGTCAAGATGAAAAACAATTTATCTTCACCGGACCAGTGGACAAAGTCATACATTGGAACATGCTGTTCCAAGATCGGTTTTGTCTTTACGAAATCATAGCCACCATGGTTTCCCTTCAGGAAGGTACCATCAAGACTCAGAAGATTATGCTTGTAAGAAATACAAAGGGTCCTGTCTTACAAGTTGTCTATTACCTTTTCACTCAAATCGATTTAGATGATTTCCATTTGGGTATGACGGTGAGATGTGTAGGCAGCATGATCGGCTTCAATATTCTAAAGGCTATCAGTATACGGGCTGCAACTCAAGAAGAAATTGATCATCTGGAAAGGATGTCGCTCATAAGCGACCAAGCAGTTTCGTTTCAACTAACACATTCATAA